Proteins from a genomic interval of Actinomycetota bacterium:
- a CDS encoding glycosyltransferase family 2 protein, translating to MDRRVRGAGHPHPVPLLEGRLTRAVSVGAVVVNYNAGDHLVECVRSVRAEGVVDIVVADNASTDGSDRAVAASDPNVVVLPTGANLGFGAAANRGVAACPGDYVLLLNPDTLVEPGTVKVLAAALDRDPGLALVGPRIENLDGSLYPSARTFPSLADAMGHAFLGLVNPSNRFTRRYRMLDWDHAAARDVDWVSGTCMLLRRSAFEAVGGFDERYFMYVEDVDLCWRLWHAGRRVAYEPAGCVVHTIGLSSEQSPYRMIAEHHRSLLRFSATTLTGPKRALLPLVAAGLAVRTTLAWLQRLRRDRPPAALH from the coding sequence CTGGATCGACGGGTTCGGGGCGCTGGCCACCCTCATCCGGTTCCGCTTCTGGAAGGGAGACTGACCCGAGCCGTGAGCGTCGGCGCAGTCGTCGTCAACTACAACGCCGGTGACCATCTGGTGGAGTGCGTTCGTAGCGTGCGCGCCGAGGGCGTGGTCGACATCGTCGTGGCCGACAACGCGTCGACCGACGGATCCGACCGCGCCGTCGCCGCGAGCGACCCCAACGTCGTCGTCCTGCCGACAGGGGCGAACCTCGGGTTCGGGGCGGCCGCGAACCGCGGCGTGGCCGCGTGCCCCGGCGACTACGTCCTCCTCCTCAACCCCGACACGCTCGTCGAGCCGGGTACGGTCAAGGTGCTCGCCGCCGCGCTGGACCGCGACCCCGGCCTCGCCCTCGTCGGCCCCCGCATCGAGAACCTCGACGGGTCGCTGTACCCGTCGGCCCGCACGTTCCCGTCCCTGGCCGACGCCATGGGCCACGCCTTTCTCGGGCTGGTCAACCCGTCCAACCGCTTCACCCGGCGCTACCGGATGCTCGACTGGGATCACGCGGCGGCGCGGGACGTCGACTGGGTGTCGGGTACGTGCATGCTCCTGCGCCGCTCCGCGTTCGAGGCGGTCGGCGGGTTCGACGAGCGCTACTTCATGTACGTCGAGGACGTCGACCTCTGCTGGCGCCTCTGGCACGCGGGCCGCCGGGTCGCGTACGAGCCGGCCGGCTGCGTGGTCCACACGATCGGTCTCTCCAGCGAGCAGTCCCCCTACCGGATGATCGCCGAGCACCACCGCTCGCTGCTGCGGTTCTCCGCGACGACGCTCACCGGCCCGAAGCGGGCGCTCCTCCCCCTCGTGGCGGCCGGGCTGGCCGTGCGCACCACGCTCGCCTGGCTGCAGCGGTTGCGGCGAGACCGACCCCCCGCAGCGCTGCACTAG